A portion of the Lolium rigidum isolate FL_2022 chromosome 1, APGP_CSIRO_Lrig_0.1, whole genome shotgun sequence genome contains these proteins:
- the LOC124683887 gene encoding F-box protein At5g07610-like — translation MSIPTDRSPPWEEGRTSPRVRSSSTPPSGTAAEGLTDDLLVEVLSRVPAKSLCRFKCVSNHWLSLIDHPDHRKKLPQALAGFLHSSTYTYEWRLEAPIHFTSFPGRRCPPVDTSCTFLPNSRRVHLLDCCNGLLLCRWYDISSEGDRFSYVVCNPATTQWTVLPGSGKATKEVSAVRLGFDPALSSHFHVFELVMDDGSGCLLGPVVVGVAVYSSETRRWAYKEKRWNARIRLLNDELASVFLNGYLHFQAHGSEVSPCIAVLDTEGGTWMDFAVPDGGILDGFIQRSQGRLNYANFQWYEDGDVTRLVVYVLDNYESKEWILKHSVETSCLFGGIEYCLVRGIDYIMSGGFDWIAIDPECNLLFFTVGWENKFMCYSMDRRQVKMISKLVDGKPPYIPYVPLYAELQSLPN, via the exons atgtCCATCCCCACGGATCGCTCTCCCCCGTGGGAGGAAGGCCGTACTTCACCTCGAGTCAG GTCGTCCTCTACTCCTCCCAGCGGCACGGCGGCGGAGGGACTCACCGACGACCTCCTCGTGGAGGTCCTCTCGCGCGTCCCGGCCAAGTCGCTCTGCCGCTTCAAGTGCGTCTCCAACCACTGGCTGAGCCTCATCGACCACCCCGACCACCGCAAGAAGCTCCCCCAAGCCCTGGCCGGCTTCCTCCACAGCAGCACCTACACCTACGAGTGGCGACTGGAAGCACCCATCCACTTCACCAGTTTCCCGGGGAGACGCTGCCCTCCGGTCGACACCTCCTGCACCTTCCTGCCCAACAGCCGGCGTGTCCATCTATTGGACTGCTGCaacggcctcctcctctgccgctggtACGACATCTCCTCCGAGGGTGACAGGTTCAGTTATGTCGTGTGCAATCCCGCCACGACGCAGTGGACCGTATTGCCGGGCTCCGGCAAGGCCACCAAGGAGGTGAGCGCCGTGCGCTTGGGGTTTGACCCAGCCCTGTCGTCGCATTTCCATGTGTTTGAGTTGGTGATGGATGATGGATCAGGTTGTTTACTGGGACCTGTCGTTGTTGGAGTGGCAGTGTATTCATCTGAAACGAGACGGTGGGCTTATAAGGAGAAGCGATGGAACGCACGTATCAGGCTCCTCAATGATGAGTTAGCTTCTGTCTTTCTTAATGGCTATCTGCATTTTCAAGCCCACGGCTCCGAGGTTTCCCCTTGTATAGCTGTGTTGGACACGGAGGGGGGGACATGGATGGACTTTGCTGTCCCCGATGGTGGTATCCTCGATGGTTTCATTCAGCGCTCACAGGGCCGTTTGAATTATGCCAATTTTCAATGGTATGAAGATGGTGATGTCACTCGGCTAGTGGTTTATGTCCTTGACAACTATGAAAGcaaagaatggatattgaagcatAGCGTCGAGACTTCCTGCTTATTTGGAGGTATAGAGTATTGCCTGGTTCGAGGGATAGACTATATCATGAGTGGGGGGTTTGATTGGATTGCCATTGATCCGGAATGCAACTTGCTATTCTTCACTGTTGGGTGGGAGAACAAATTCATGTGCTACAGCATGGATCGTCGGCAAGTCAAGATGATCTCCAAACTTGTAGATGGCAAGCCGCCATATATCCCATATGTGCCGTTGTACGCAGAGTTGCAGTCATTGCCCAACTGA